The Amblyraja radiata isolate CabotCenter1 chromosome 31, sAmbRad1.1.pri, whole genome shotgun sequence genome contains a region encoding:
- the hes2 gene encoding transcription factor HES-2 codes for MPPHLQSSNSAHGQLATQLSRRRKREASELRKTLKPLMEKRRRARINDSLNKLKTLILPLIGKDSPRYSKLEKADILEMTVQFLHSLPKSPLHDRLDSYREGYRACLVQLTNLLPSSELVGREECGCLMDYLERCMDPPQLYHHPISQARVPACPEGAPHPAPSQPNGRAARTPSSPGASARQRPTATSRDLSPWRPWLPA; via the exons atgcctcctcatctccagTCGAGCAACTCCGCGCACGGCCAGCTCGCCACACAGCTGAGCAGACGCAGAAAAAGAGAAGCCAGCGAGTTGAGAAAG ACTCTCAAGCCTCTGATGGAGAAACGAAGACGGGCGCGAATCAACGACAGCCTGAACAAGTTAAAGACTCTAATCCTGCCCCTCATTGGCAAAGAT AGTCCACGATACTCCAAATTGGAAAAGGCGGATATTCTGGAAATGACAGTGCAATTCCTGCACAGTTTGCCCAAGTCACCCCTGCACG ATCGCCTGGACAGCTACAGAGAAGGATACCGGGCTTGCCTCGTACAACTGACCAACCTGCTTCCCTCCTCCGAGCTGGTGGGAAGGGAGGAGTGCGGTTGCCTGATGGACTACCTGGAGCGATGCATGGACCCGCCCCAGCTCTACCACCACCCCATCTCACAAGCCAGGGTGCCGGCATGCCCCGAGGGAGCGCCTCATCCAGCCCCATCACAGCCCAACGGGCGAGCAGCGCGAACACCTTCCTCGCCCGGCGCCAGCGCTCGCCAGCGGCCCACCGCGACCTCCCGCGACCTGTCTCCCTGGAGACCCTGGTTACCGGCATGA